The genome window TGCCATAGTCTATGGTGTTTATTATAAAGTTATTTTCTCTTTGCAGTTTTTCAAAAATAGTTTGAAAGTTGTTTGGAACAGGTCCAAAATCAATAGCAACATATCTTGTACCGCTTATTGAAAATGAAGTTTTTTTAAAGTTTAAAAAATCAGCATAAAAAAGCAACTTGTTCATCACTGTTTTCAATGGACTTAATTGTTGCGTAAAATACACAATCATTTCTGTTAGCTTTTCTATATTTGGAGACTTATAACCTGTATAAATATCAGGATTACTATCTCCTAAAATATAGTTTTGTAAACCAACTTTAAAATGATTTTTTCTTTCTTCTTGAATTAAATCATCAATATTTTTTAACAATTCTACTTTCTCCACATCTCCAAAAACTCCTTGACTTTCTTCAACAAGCAATCTGAAAGATTTTGGATTTTTTGCTAATTGTATCAATTTAGCATTTGCCAAGCTAGGAACTTCACCACTTTCATAGTTCCTATAGGTATTAACACCGAACCCTAAAGAAAGCCCCATTTTGTTTGCGGGCAAATTATATTTTTTTCTAATGCTTATGATTTCCTCTGGAAATGGCAAGTTATACTTATCTAGATACTGATTGTAAACTTGGGTTAAATTTAATGTATCTAATTGTGTGTCTGTAAAACTTTCTTTAGTGTCCTCACAAAAATAGGAATGATGGGTATATGTAAATTCTTCTTTCCTAAAAATTAAATTTTTCTTCTCTTTTACTAGAGTCATTTCATTACCTGTAAACGGACTTTTCATATTAAATGTTTTTAAAAGGATATTTTAAGGGATGATCTGAAATATGGAATGAAATACAAAATGATTTTGTTGGCAGTATTGTAATTTTAATGTAAACCTCTTGTTTCTTTACAGTGGCTCCGAAAACCCACATTGGGCTAGTACCAAATTGATCATTTGTTAAAGATCCTTGACAATAATCTTCAATTGTTAGTTTTGACAAGACATTGTCTCTAAATTTTGCGGTTATTTCTAAATCAGCTAATGTTTGGGTGTTTTTATCCATATAGCTAAAAATTC of Flavobacterium marginilacus contains these proteins:
- a CDS encoding type II toxin-antitoxin system antitoxin SocA domain-containing protein, coding for MKSPFTGNEMTLVKEKKNLIFRKEEFTYTHHSYFCEDTKESFTDTQLDTLNLTQVYNQYLDKYNLPFPEEIISIRKKYNLPANKMGLSLGFGVNTYRNYESGEVPSLANAKLIQLAKNPKSFRLLVEESQGVFGDVEKVELLKNIDDLIQEERKNHFKVGLQNYILGDSNPDIYTGYKSPNIEKLTEMIVYFTQQLSPLKTVMNKLLFYADFLNFKKTSFSISGTRYVAIDFGPVPNNFQTIFEKLQRENNFIINTIDYGNGYCGEEFKPIENRIFNSDYFSESEVNTLEEIVKRFNGISRNEIVKLSHEEEAWIRNYEDGKKLIGYHYSFELKHV